Proteins encoded within one genomic window of Halobacteroides halobius DSM 5150:
- a CDS encoding endonuclease MutS2 has translation MDKHALEVLEFDKIKEQLREHTTSKIGNHLVEKLSPSTDLEFIESRQQEVTEATKILSRESAPPFGGIYDIRSALKKVEKGAILGADELLDILITITSGKKLRSYFLGLEDEDNEYVRILKISSQIETFSNLEQKIRKAVDNQGQIKDSASSKLADLRRKIRNTSDRIKNKLNSILNSNRYQSYIQESVVTIRDQRYVIPVKAAKQSDFPGIIHDKSASGQTVFIEPMPVVEINNKLQQLRSEEEEEIKRILQELSIEVEKRLQPIKETIKVLAVLDFIFAKAKYSIELEASEPILNSKGQINLIKARHPLLTEDVVPIDVQLGDNFASLVITGPNTGGKTVSLKTIGLLTIMGQAGLHVPALSGSKLAIFNQVYADIGDEQSIEQNLSTFSSHMTQIIKIVERASINSLVLLDELGAGTDPVEGSALARGILDYLHQQGAKTVATTHYSELKTYAYNQDGVENASVEFDVETLAPTYNLQMGLPGRSNAFQIASRLGLSDEIIDKASQFLDQEDIELDNIIKQIEEDKREYQQKKESAQENKRQARELREEYEAKLKKLEAQKEREMKEAYREANKIIKRAQQKANKIIDELKEQRQLNDRKIEGARSELREERKDLKEERQELIEAKREQKEVPDIKVGDKVKLSNLNQKGKVLEIHSGKEEALVQAGIMKVTVDLRELEKTTIESKTNNNTRVNISQVKSNKAKNISPELDLRGLRVVEAKNKLDKYLDDALLANLNQVEIIHGKGTGTLREVVDEMLKNYRNIKDYRLGRPKEGGTGVTIVNLG, from the coding sequence ATGGATAAGCATGCTTTAGAGGTATTAGAATTTGATAAAATTAAAGAACAATTGCGTGAACATACAACCTCTAAAATAGGAAATCATTTAGTTGAAAAATTAAGTCCTAGTACAGATTTAGAATTTATTGAATCTAGACAACAAGAAGTTACTGAAGCTACTAAAATTTTGAGTCGAGAGAGTGCACCTCCATTTGGTGGAATTTATGATATTCGTTCTGCTCTAAAGAAGGTGGAGAAAGGAGCTATCTTAGGTGCAGATGAATTATTAGATATTTTAATTACTATTACTTCGGGGAAGAAATTAAGAAGTTATTTTTTAGGATTAGAAGATGAAGATAATGAATATGTAAGAATTCTAAAGATCAGTAGTCAAATTGAAACCTTTTCAAATTTGGAACAGAAAATAAGGAAAGCTGTTGATAATCAGGGCCAAATAAAAGATTCCGCCAGTTCTAAACTAGCTGATCTAAGACGAAAGATTAGAAATACTAGTGATCGAATTAAGAATAAATTAAATTCAATTCTTAATTCTAATCGTTATCAATCATATATTCAAGAGTCTGTAGTTACTATCAGAGATCAAAGATATGTAATTCCAGTTAAAGCTGCCAAACAAAGTGATTTTCCAGGGATAATTCATGACAAATCAGCTAGTGGCCAAACTGTATTTATAGAACCTATGCCAGTAGTAGAGATCAATAATAAATTACAACAGTTAAGATCAGAGGAAGAAGAAGAGATTAAACGTATTTTACAGGAATTATCTATTGAAGTAGAAAAAAGATTACAACCAATTAAAGAAACCATTAAAGTTTTAGCAGTATTAGATTTTATTTTTGCTAAGGCTAAATATAGTATTGAACTAGAAGCTTCAGAGCCAATTTTAAACTCTAAAGGTCAGATTAATTTAATTAAAGCTCGTCATCCTTTATTAACTGAAGATGTAGTACCAATTGATGTTCAATTAGGTGATAATTTTGCCAGTTTAGTAATTACAGGACCTAATACAGGTGGAAAGACAGTTAGTTTAAAAACGATTGGTTTATTAACTATTATGGGCCAAGCTGGATTGCATGTGCCTGCTTTATCTGGTTCCAAATTAGCTATTTTTAATCAAGTCTATGCTGATATTGGAGATGAACAAAGTATCGAACAGAATTTAAGTACTTTTTCTTCTCATATGACACAAATAATTAAAATAGTAGAACGAGCCAGTATTAACTCTTTAGTTTTATTAGATGAATTAGGAGCTGGAACAGACCCAGTAGAAGGTTCAGCTTTAGCTCGAGGAATTTTAGACTATTTACATCAGCAAGGAGCTAAAACGGTTGCTACTACTCATTATAGTGAACTAAAAACTTATGCTTATAATCAAGATGGAGTAGAGAATGCTTCAGTTGAATTTGATGTAGAGACTTTGGCCCCAACTTATAATTTACAAATGGGATTACCAGGTCGTAGTAATGCTTTTCAGATAGCGAGTCGATTAGGTCTAAGTGATGAGATTATAGATAAGGCCAGTCAATTTTTAGACCAAGAAGATATAGAATTAGATAATATTATTAAGCAGATAGAGGAAGATAAACGAGAGTATCAGCAAAAAAAAGAATCAGCTCAAGAAAATAAACGTCAAGCTAGAGAATTAAGAGAGGAATATGAAGCTAAATTAAAAAAATTAGAGGCACAAAAAGAGCGGGAAATGAAGGAAGCATATCGAGAAGCAAATAAAATTATTAAACGAGCTCAACAGAAAGCAAATAAAATTATTGATGAATTAAAGGAGCAAAGGCAATTAAATGACCGTAAGATTGAAGGTGCTAGAAGTGAATTGCGAGAAGAGAGAAAAGATCTTAAAGAAGAACGACAGGAACTAATAGAAGCTAAGAGAGAACAAAAGGAGGTTCCTGATATAAAAGTTGGAGATAAAGTTAAACTAAGTAATTTGAATCAAAAAGGAAAGGTATTAGAAATTCACTCTGGTAAAGAAGAAGCATTAGTACAAGCAGGAATTATGAAGGTTACAGTTGATTTAAGAGAACTAGAAAAGACTACTATAGAGTCTAAAACAAATAATAATACTAGAGTAAATATAAGTCAGGTTAAAAGTAATAAGGCTAAAAATATATCTCCTGAGTTAGATTTAAGAGGCCTAAGGGTTGTAGAAGCTAAAAACAAGCTAGATAAATATTTAGATGATGCATTATTAGCTAATTTAAATCAAGTAGAAATCATTCATGGGAAGGGTACTGGAACTCTTAGAGAAGTGGTTGATGAGATGTTAAAGAATTATCGGAATATAAAAGATTATAGATTAGGTAGGCCTAAGGAAGGTGGCACTGGAGTAACAATAGTTAATTTGGGATAA
- a CDS encoding CvfB family protein, protein MDIGEFNEAEIVRAKEFGAYLDVDGEEVLLPNKYIPEGAKIGDKVKVFIYKDSKDRNIATTVTPKAKVGDHAYLKVKDANKIGAFLDWGLEKDLLVPHSEQINKMKEGKSYVVKILLDEVSNRLVATEKFDKSSQNDRIDVSEGDKVDILVYRFTDLGAKVVINNKNYGLVYEDDIYKKLKIGDKVKGYIKKVREDKKIDVSLRKIGYGKVEDAKSKILKKLKLTDGFLALNDNSSPQIIREKLEMSKGTFKKAIGGLYKERIINITDKGVKLKD, encoded by the coding sequence ATGGATATAGGAGAATTTAATGAAGCAGAGATAGTTAGAGCAAAAGAATTTGGAGCTTATTTAGATGTAGATGGAGAAGAAGTATTATTACCTAATAAGTATATCCCAGAAGGGGCCAAGATAGGTGATAAAGTAAAAGTATTTATTTATAAAGATTCAAAAGATAGAAATATTGCGACCACTGTAACTCCAAAAGCTAAAGTAGGAGATCATGCTTATTTAAAAGTAAAAGATGCTAATAAAATAGGTGCATTCTTGGATTGGGGATTAGAAAAGGATTTATTAGTGCCTCATAGTGAACAGATTAATAAAATGAAAGAAGGTAAAAGCTATGTGGTAAAGATTTTATTAGATGAAGTATCTAACCGGCTAGTTGCTACAGAAAAATTTGATAAATCATCCCAAAATGATAGGATAGATGTTAGTGAAGGTGATAAGGTAGACATTTTAGTATATAGATTTACTGATTTAGGTGCTAAAGTGGTAATTAATAATAAAAATTATGGTTTGGTTTATGAAGATGATATTTATAAAAAATTAAAAATTGGAGATAAGGTTAAAGGATATATTAAGAAGGTTAGAGAAGATAAAAAGATAGATGTCAGTTTAAGAAAGATAGGATATGGCAAAGTAGAAGATGCTAAGAGTAAAATTCTTAAAAAGCTTAAGCTTACAGATGGATTTCTAGCTTTAAATGATAATAGTTCTCCACAGATTATTAGAGAAAAGTTAGAGATGAGTAAAGGTACTTTTAAAAAAGCTATAGGTGGGTTATATAAAGAACGAATTATTAACATAACTGATAAAGGGGTAAAGCTAAAAGATTAA